The following are from one region of the Phyllostomus discolor isolate MPI-MPIP mPhyDis1 chromosome 9, mPhyDis1.pri.v3, whole genome shotgun sequence genome:
- the TRMT6 gene encoding tRNA (adenine(58)-N(1))-methyltransferase non-catalytic subunit TRM6 isoform X3 codes for MYYAREPGKINHMRYDTLAQMLTLGNIRAGNKMIVMETCAGLVLGAMMERMGGFGSIIQLYPGGGPVRAATACFGFPKSFLSGLYEFPLNKVGSLLNGTFSAEMLSSEPKDSASVEESSDTLEEKQTSEQENEDSMAEAPESNHPKEQGAVEIISPDPAYKEPKERGSKKDYSQEKQRRQEEQRKRHLEAAALLSERNADGLIVASRFHPTPLLLSLLDFVAPSRPFVVYCQYKEPLLECYTKLRERGGVINLRLSETWLRNYQVLPDRSHPKLLMSGGGGYLLSGFTVAMENLKADPSLKSNSSTLELHETEEPAAKKWKYLESDS; via the exons ATGTATTATGCCAGAGAACCTGGAAAAATTAA CCACATGAGATATGATACACTAGCCCAGATGTTGACATTGGGAAATATTCGTGCTGGCAATAAAATGATCGTAATGGAAACATGTGCAGGCTTAGTGCTGGGCGCCATGATGGAACGAATGGGAG GTTTTGGTTCCATTATTCAGCTGTACCCAGGAGGTGGACCAGTTCGGGCAGCCACAGCATGTTTTGGATTTCCCAAATCTTTCCTGAGTGGTCTTTATGAATTCCCCCTCAACAAAGTGGGCAGTCTCCTAAATGGAACATTCTCTGCTGAGATGTTGTCATCGGAGCCAAAAGACAGTGCTTCAGTTGAAGAAAGTAGTGACACATTGGAGGAAAAACAGACTTCAGAACAGGAGAATGAAGACAGCATggcagaggccccagagagcaaCCACCCCAAAGAACAGGGAGCAGTAGAAATTATCTCTCCAGATCCAGCCTACAAGGAGCctaaagagagaggaagcaaaaaaGATTAT AGTCAGGAAAAGCAGAGGAGACAAGAAGAGCAGAGGAAAAGACATTTAGAGGCTGCTGCTCTGCTGAGTGAAAGGAACGCAGACGG TTTAATTGTAGCCAGTCGTTTCCATCCCACTCCACTGCTGCTGTCTTTGCTGGATTTCGTGGCCCCTTCAAGGCCGTTCGTGGTCTACTGTCAGTATAAAGAG CCTCTGCTGGAATGCTACACAAAACTGCGGGAAAGAGGAGGGGTCATCAACCTCCGGTTGTCTGAAACCTGGCTCAGGAATTACCAG GTTTTGCCAGATCGAAGCCATCCCAAACTACTGATGAGTGGAGGTGGGGGGTACCTTCTCTCAGGCTTCACTGTTGCCATGGAAAACCTTAAAGCAGACCCCAGTCTCAAATCCAACTCGAGTACTTTAGAATTACACGAGACTGAAGAGCCAGCAGCTAAAAAGTGGAAATACCTGGAGTCTGACTCCTAA
- the CHGB gene encoding secretogranin-1 isoform X1, giving the protein MQPAVLLGLLGATMVAAVSSMPADNRNHSEEMVTRCIIEVLSNALSKSNAPPITPECRQVLKNSGKEVKDEEKSKNENTRFEVRLLRDSADASEARGPSSREDTGVPGEMDTQGPSVANTEGGGHSREGAGESQGSLYPSDSQVSKEVKTYHSEKSEGEDREEEEGEKYQKREHGDGGSEEKHLEEPGETPNAFLDKRNQATAKKEEEVVSRYDTHLARLPEEKTHSQERSSQESPEETRSQEKHVQESKSQPGSQEESEESEEDASHEVDKRRLRPRHHHGWSRPDRSSQERNPPSEAGGQPHEQSEESNVGLASVGDKRGRYPTHDRASEEEPEYGEEVRSYYAGVQSPESLEGARYWSRGSEKYRAVRPPSEEIQEEEQDKRNRPNSEHDNTARGYGEDSEEERGPEWGYRHRARGGEHGAYSPSNKEEKRFLGEGRYHVQENQMDQAQRHLQGEWQEQDRNYLNYGEENGEEGAHGAWQQQEDLQDTKDNREEARLQGKQYAPYHTTEKRKRLGELLNTYYAPSQWKSSRFERKGNTDDSFLEGEEGNGLTLNEKNFFPEYNYDWWEKKPFEEDVNWGYEKRNLVPKLDLKRQYDRMAELDQLLHYRKKSAEFPDFYDSEEPLSPRRTSDNEKDGARPGVLTEEEEKELENLAAMDLELQKIAEKFSGNRRG; this is encoded by the exons ATGCAGCCGGCTGTGCTTCTCGGCCTCCTGGGAGCCACGATGGTGGCCG caGTCAGTTCTATGCCAGCGGATAACAGGAACCACAGTGAAGAAATG GTGACTCGCTGCATCATCGAGGTCCTCTCAAATGCCCTGTCAAAGTCCAACGCTCCACCCATCACTCCTGAGTGCCGACAAGTCCTGAAAAACA GTGGAAAagaggttaaagatgaagagaaaagtaaaaatgaaaacacaaggtTTGAAGTAAGATTGTTAAGAGACTCAGCTGACGCCTCAGAAGCCCGAGGGCCCTCCAGCAGGGAGGACACAGGAGTCCCGGGGGAGATGGACACACAAGGCCCATCAGTGGCCAACACAGAGGGAGGTGGGCACAGCCGAGAGGGAGCAGGCGAGTCCCAGGGGAGCCTCTACCCCTCTGACAGTCAAGTCTCCAAAGAAGTAAAGACATACCATTCTGAGAAGAGCGAGGGAgaggacagggaggaagaggaaggagagaaatatcagaaaaGAGAGCATGGGGATGGTGGCAGTGAAGAGAAACACCTAGAAGAGCCAGGAGAGACACCAAATGCCTTTCTTGACAAAAGAAATCAGGCCACAGctaagaaggaagaggaggtagTGTCCAGATACGACACACACTTGGCCAGGCTCCCTGAGGAAAAGACACACAGCCAGGAGAGGAGTAGCCAAGAGAGTCCAGAAGAGACAAGGAGCCAGGAGAAACACGTCCAAGAGTCTAAAAGTCAGCCTGGGAGCCAGGAAGAATCTGAGGAAAGTGAGGAAGATGCCAGCCACGAGGTGGACAAACGACGCTTGAGGCCACGACATCACCATGGGTGGAGCAGGCCTGACAGGTCGTCTCAGGAAAGGAATCCTCCCTCTGAGGCAGGGGGACAACCCCATGAGCAATCTGAGGAGTCAAATGTGGGCCTGGCCAGCGTAGGGGACAAGCGGGGCCGTTATCCCACCCATGACAGGGCTTCAGAGGAAGAACCCGAATATGGGGAAGAAGTGAGGAGTTACTACGCAGGGGTCCAGTCTCCTGAGAGCCTGGAGGGGGCACGATATTGGAGCAGAGGAAGCGAGAAGTACAGGGCTGTCAGGCCTCCCAGTGAGGAGatccaggaggaggagcaggacaaGAGAAATCGCCCCAACTCAGAGCATGACAACACGGCACGTGGATATGGTGAGGACAGCGAGGAAGAGAGGGGCCCAGAGTGGGGGTACCGCCACAGAGCTAGGGGTGGGGAACATGGTGCCTATTCTCCTTCAAACAAAGAAGAGAAACGATTCTTGGGTGAAGGACGCTACCATGTTCAAGAAAACCAGATGGACCAGGCACAAAGGCACCTGCAAGGCGAGTGGCAAGAGCAGGACAGAAACTACCTCAACTATGGTGAGGAAAATGGTGAGGAAGGAGCCCACGGGGcatggcagcagcaggaggacctGCAAGACACTAAAGACAACAGGGAGGAAGCTAGGCTTCAAGGCAAGCAGTATGCTCCCTATCACACCactgaaaagaggaagagattagGGGAGCTGCTCAACACGTACTACGCCCCTTCCCAATGGAAGAGCAGCCGTTTTGAGAGAAAAGGCAACACGGATGACAGTTTTCTGGAGGGTGAAGAGGGAAATGGCCTGACCTTGAATGAGAAGAATTTCTTCCCAGAATACAACTATGACTGGTGGGAGAAAAAGCCCTTTGAGGAGGATGTGAACTGGGGATATGAGAAGAGAAATCTCGTCCCCAAACTGGATCTGAAAAGGCAGTATGACCGCATGGCTGAGCTGGACCAGCTCCTGCACTACAGGAAGAAGTCGGCCGAATTTCCTGACTTCTATGACTCCGAGGAGCCGCTGAGCCCGCGCCGCACCTCCGACAATGAGAAGGACGGGGCTCGCCCAGGAGTGCTGACAGAGGAAGAG gaaaaagaacttgaaaacttgGCTGCAATGGATTTGGAGCTACAGAAAATAGCTGAGAAGTTCAGTGGTAATCGAAGGGGCTGA
- the CHGB gene encoding secretogranin-1 isoform X2, with translation MQPAVLLGLLGATMVAVSSMPADNRNHSEEMVTRCIIEVLSNALSKSNAPPITPECRQVLKNSGKEVKDEEKSKNENTRFEVRLLRDSADASEARGPSSREDTGVPGEMDTQGPSVANTEGGGHSREGAGESQGSLYPSDSQVSKEVKTYHSEKSEGEDREEEEGEKYQKREHGDGGSEEKHLEEPGETPNAFLDKRNQATAKKEEEVVSRYDTHLARLPEEKTHSQERSSQESPEETRSQEKHVQESKSQPGSQEESEESEEDASHEVDKRRLRPRHHHGWSRPDRSSQERNPPSEAGGQPHEQSEESNVGLASVGDKRGRYPTHDRASEEEPEYGEEVRSYYAGVQSPESLEGARYWSRGSEKYRAVRPPSEEIQEEEQDKRNRPNSEHDNTARGYGEDSEEERGPEWGYRHRARGGEHGAYSPSNKEEKRFLGEGRYHVQENQMDQAQRHLQGEWQEQDRNYLNYGEENGEEGAHGAWQQQEDLQDTKDNREEARLQGKQYAPYHTTEKRKRLGELLNTYYAPSQWKSSRFERKGNTDDSFLEGEEGNGLTLNEKNFFPEYNYDWWEKKPFEEDVNWGYEKRNLVPKLDLKRQYDRMAELDQLLHYRKKSAEFPDFYDSEEPLSPRRTSDNEKDGARPGVLTEEEEKELENLAAMDLELQKIAEKFSGNRRG, from the exons ATGCAGCCGGCTGTGCTTCTCGGCCTCCTGGGAGCCACGATGGTGGCCG TCAGTTCTATGCCAGCGGATAACAGGAACCACAGTGAAGAAATG GTGACTCGCTGCATCATCGAGGTCCTCTCAAATGCCCTGTCAAAGTCCAACGCTCCACCCATCACTCCTGAGTGCCGACAAGTCCTGAAAAACA GTGGAAAagaggttaaagatgaagagaaaagtaaaaatgaaaacacaaggtTTGAAGTAAGATTGTTAAGAGACTCAGCTGACGCCTCAGAAGCCCGAGGGCCCTCCAGCAGGGAGGACACAGGAGTCCCGGGGGAGATGGACACACAAGGCCCATCAGTGGCCAACACAGAGGGAGGTGGGCACAGCCGAGAGGGAGCAGGCGAGTCCCAGGGGAGCCTCTACCCCTCTGACAGTCAAGTCTCCAAAGAAGTAAAGACATACCATTCTGAGAAGAGCGAGGGAgaggacagggaggaagaggaaggagagaaatatcagaaaaGAGAGCATGGGGATGGTGGCAGTGAAGAGAAACACCTAGAAGAGCCAGGAGAGACACCAAATGCCTTTCTTGACAAAAGAAATCAGGCCACAGctaagaaggaagaggaggtagTGTCCAGATACGACACACACTTGGCCAGGCTCCCTGAGGAAAAGACACACAGCCAGGAGAGGAGTAGCCAAGAGAGTCCAGAAGAGACAAGGAGCCAGGAGAAACACGTCCAAGAGTCTAAAAGTCAGCCTGGGAGCCAGGAAGAATCTGAGGAAAGTGAGGAAGATGCCAGCCACGAGGTGGACAAACGACGCTTGAGGCCACGACATCACCATGGGTGGAGCAGGCCTGACAGGTCGTCTCAGGAAAGGAATCCTCCCTCTGAGGCAGGGGGACAACCCCATGAGCAATCTGAGGAGTCAAATGTGGGCCTGGCCAGCGTAGGGGACAAGCGGGGCCGTTATCCCACCCATGACAGGGCTTCAGAGGAAGAACCCGAATATGGGGAAGAAGTGAGGAGTTACTACGCAGGGGTCCAGTCTCCTGAGAGCCTGGAGGGGGCACGATATTGGAGCAGAGGAAGCGAGAAGTACAGGGCTGTCAGGCCTCCCAGTGAGGAGatccaggaggaggagcaggacaaGAGAAATCGCCCCAACTCAGAGCATGACAACACGGCACGTGGATATGGTGAGGACAGCGAGGAAGAGAGGGGCCCAGAGTGGGGGTACCGCCACAGAGCTAGGGGTGGGGAACATGGTGCCTATTCTCCTTCAAACAAAGAAGAGAAACGATTCTTGGGTGAAGGACGCTACCATGTTCAAGAAAACCAGATGGACCAGGCACAAAGGCACCTGCAAGGCGAGTGGCAAGAGCAGGACAGAAACTACCTCAACTATGGTGAGGAAAATGGTGAGGAAGGAGCCCACGGGGcatggcagcagcaggaggacctGCAAGACACTAAAGACAACAGGGAGGAAGCTAGGCTTCAAGGCAAGCAGTATGCTCCCTATCACACCactgaaaagaggaagagattagGGGAGCTGCTCAACACGTACTACGCCCCTTCCCAATGGAAGAGCAGCCGTTTTGAGAGAAAAGGCAACACGGATGACAGTTTTCTGGAGGGTGAAGAGGGAAATGGCCTGACCTTGAATGAGAAGAATTTCTTCCCAGAATACAACTATGACTGGTGGGAGAAAAAGCCCTTTGAGGAGGATGTGAACTGGGGATATGAGAAGAGAAATCTCGTCCCCAAACTGGATCTGAAAAGGCAGTATGACCGCATGGCTGAGCTGGACCAGCTCCTGCACTACAGGAAGAAGTCGGCCGAATTTCCTGACTTCTATGACTCCGAGGAGCCGCTGAGCCCGCGCCGCACCTCCGACAATGAGAAGGACGGGGCTCGCCCAGGAGTGCTGACAGAGGAAGAG gaaaaagaacttgaaaacttgGCTGCAATGGATTTGGAGCTACAGAAAATAGCTGAGAAGTTCAGTGGTAATCGAAGGGGCTGA